Genomic DNA from Alkalihalobacterium alkalinitrilicum:
ATAGGTGCTTATTCTTTTGATGGGAGCGAGGGGTACTGTTTGAAGTTTCTATACTTTACTGATACGCACATTCGTGGGACGACACCTAAAAACCGATTAGATTCATTTGTGGATACATTAAAGACAAAACTCGTTGAAATTATGGAAATTAGTCAACGAGAAAACGTCGATGTATTGCTTCACGGTGGTGACGTTTTTGATCGACCAGATTTATCACCAAACGTTGTTGGACAATTTGCGCAAATTTTTCGTCAAGCAAATGCTCCAATTTATGCAATATCAGGAAATCATGATACGTATGGTCATAACCCTGAAACCATTCCAAGGACGATGCTCGGCTTATTACATGCGTTTGGCATCATAACGGTCATTACACCCGAAGAACCTTTATTAATTGAAAAAAACGGTGTTAAAGTTCAAATTTCAGGTCAACCTTATCATTATGACATAGACCAACGAGACGCTAAGCTAGATTACTATCCTGAAAATCAATCAGATGCCGATATTCTCATCCATCTCGTTCATAGTATGCTAGTTGAAAAAGCACTTCCAGACGGTATACCTTATACGATCATTGACCATATTTGGGGGACAACGGCAGATATTATTTTGACTGGCCATTTCCACGGCGGGTTCGGAATAAAGGAAAAAAACGGGAAATATATCTGCAATCCTGGAGCGATTGCAAGAGTAAATAATCATTGGTCTGAAGTTATTCGAATTCCAAAAGTAATTATTGGAAAAATAACGCAACACGACATTAAATTAACAGAAGTTCCGCTAACAACAGCATTAAAAGGTGAAGAGGTGTTAGATCGTAGCTACCTTGAAAAGGCTGTCCATCAAGAAGAAAAATTAAATTCTTTTATCCAACAAGTGAAAGAGCAAACGAAGTTCCATACAATCAACATGAAACAAATTATTACTGAAATCGCTTCTATGTCAAATGTGGATGACAAGGTAAAAATTGAAGCCTTGCGAAGGATTGAAGTGATTGAAGAGTTGTGGAAAGGTGGAGACCATGAATTGGATTAAAGAAGTTCGTCTTGAAAACTTTCAGTCTCATCTCGATACGACGATTTCTTTTATAAACGGACTTAATGTTATTGTCGGTCAGTCAGATAGTGGAAAAACATCGATATTACGTGGAATACGCTGGGTTTTATTTAATCAACCACGAGGAACGGACTTTATGAGAGTAAGTGGTGATTTTGTCCGGGTAACCTTAACGTTTGCGAATGAGTGTAGCATTGTAAGAGAAAGAACGACATCAAGAAATCGTTATATTATTATGGCACTAGGAAAAGAAGACCTCGTTTTAGAAGGTTTTGGTATTCATGTTCCTCAGGAGGTATTGGACGCTCATCAAATCTATCCATTACGAATTGATCGAGATATGGAAATATTATTAAACGTTTCCCAGCAACTAGATGGGCCTTTTCTTCTCGACCAAACAGCATCTGTAAGAGCGAAAACAATCGGAAGAATTAGTGGAGCGCATTATATTGATATGGCTGTACGAGACACGACAAAGGATGTCGCCAAGCTACAACAGCAGACACGACATGTTGAAACAGAAGCAGAGATACTCAAAGAGAAAATAGCACCGTATCAGTTTTTAGATAAAGCAAAAGAACAGCTAGATATTATAGAACAACAATTTAAACTAATAAAAGAAAAGGATGCTAAACTTTCTAGGTTAGAAAGCGTAAAAAAACATTGGAAAGATTTAGCGGGAGAAAAGGAAAAAGTTGAAAATCGTCTAACGATTCTTAAAGAGGTTGACGATTGGGAGAGAATCCTAGAAAGGTTACAGTTTTTATCCGAAAAAAGGCGATTGTTTCAACTGAAGTACACTCAAATGAATGAAAATCAGAAAGCGATCAAGACTTGTAAACATTGGATATTAAAAACGGATAGCGTCGATACCGCAATGAAAAATGCAGTGGCAATAGAAAGAAAATTTGATCGAATAAATAAATTAATCCAGCTTAAACAACTTCAAGTTCGATTACATCGTAGTTTAATAGATGTTAGCACCATCATGAACAAAACCTCATTTGCTACAAACTCTGAAGAACAAAAAGTGCAAGAGCTCCTACGAAAAGTGAAGTCAGCAAACGAGTTACGGAGTTTTCAACAACACTATGACACACTTAACCTACAAATAAAATCGTTGCAAAAGAGGGTCGAAGGATTACAACGTATTAAGAATAGTGAAGAAAAGCATCGTGAACTTCATTCTGAATTACAACAGCTAGGAACTTATAAACGTAGCCTAGAAAAATATAGAGAAGTAAAAAGGCGATTGAGGGATGGAGTTACTTTTATTGCAGAAAAACAACAAGAAGAACATCAATTAAAACGTCAATATGAGCAATTATTACTTCAAAAAGGAAATTGTCCCACTTGTGGTGGGCAATTAAGTAGTTCTGTAATCAAACAACTATTAACATAACGGTGGTGAAACAATATGAATCATGTTGAGTTAGAACTTACAAAAATTAAAGAAGCGATCGATAGAGCAAAAGATATGCGCTACAGAGCAGAAGCGAAACTAGAAGAATTGGAAAATCAACAAAAGAGATTACTCAATG
This window encodes:
- a CDS encoding metallophosphoesterase family protein; translated protein: MKFLYFTDTHIRGTTPKNRLDSFVDTLKTKLVEIMEISQRENVDVLLHGGDVFDRPDLSPNVVGQFAQIFRQANAPIYAISGNHDTYGHNPETIPRTMLGLLHAFGIITVITPEEPLLIEKNGVKVQISGQPYHYDIDQRDAKLDYYPENQSDADILIHLVHSMLVEKALPDGIPYTIIDHIWGTTADIILTGHFHGGFGIKEKNGKYICNPGAIARVNNHWSEVIRIPKVIIGKITQHDIKLTEVPLTTALKGEEVLDRSYLEKAVHQEEKLNSFIQQVKEQTKFHTINMKQIITEIASMSNVDDKVKIEALRRIEVIEELWKGGDHELD
- a CDS encoding AAA family ATPase, yielding MNWIKEVRLENFQSHLDTTISFINGLNVIVGQSDSGKTSILRGIRWVLFNQPRGTDFMRVSGDFVRVTLTFANECSIVRERTTSRNRYIIMALGKEDLVLEGFGIHVPQEVLDAHQIYPLRIDRDMEILLNVSQQLDGPFLLDQTASVRAKTIGRISGAHYIDMAVRDTTKDVAKLQQQTRHVETEAEILKEKIAPYQFLDKAKEQLDIIEQQFKLIKEKDAKLSRLESVKKHWKDLAGEKEKVENRLTILKEVDDWERILERLQFLSEKRRLFQLKYTQMNENQKAIKTCKHWILKTDSVDTAMKNAVAIERKFDRINKLIQLKQLQVRLHRSLIDVSTIMNKTSFATNSEEQKVQELLRKVKSANELRSFQQHYDTLNLQIKSLQKRVEGLQRIKNSEEKHRELHSELQQLGTYKRSLEKYREVKRRLRDGVTFIAEKQQEEHQLKRQYEQLLLQKGNCPTCGGQLSSSVIKQLLT